A genomic stretch from Candidatus Binataceae bacterium includes:
- a CDS encoding deoxyribonuclease IV translates to MPDAHRPLLGAHMSIAGAVGEALTRGKLAGCECIQIFTKSSRQWAAKPYSQEEIASFRHNQKETGIAVVIAHDSYLLNLGAPDKRLRKRSVAGFIDELERCEALGVPYLVAHPGSHVGSGEKAGIRTIAKSLDEVHTVCKGFKAQVALEITAGQGSNLGYSFRQMAQIFDAVHHSERLRLCFDTEHAFAAGYELRDDQGYAQTMGELDECIGVGKVVAFHLNDSLKPFHSRVDRHEHIGKGHLGVEAFRRVLNDPRFAGLPMCLETPKGPDCKEDIQNLTTLRSLFK, encoded by the coding sequence ATGCCTGACGCCCATCGCCCATTGCTCGGGGCGCACATGTCGATCGCCGGTGCGGTCGGCGAGGCCTTGACGCGCGGCAAACTCGCCGGATGCGAATGCATTCAGATTTTCACCAAGTCATCACGACAGTGGGCAGCAAAGCCTTATTCCCAAGAAGAAATCGCCTCATTCAGGCACAACCAGAAGGAAACAGGCATTGCCGTGGTTATTGCTCACGACTCGTACCTCCTGAACCTGGGCGCGCCAGACAAAAGATTGCGCAAGCGCTCGGTGGCGGGATTTATCGATGAACTCGAACGCTGCGAAGCGCTCGGTGTCCCTTACCTGGTTGCGCATCCCGGCTCGCACGTCGGCTCCGGCGAGAAGGCAGGCATCCGCACCATCGCAAAATCACTGGATGAAGTGCACACCGTCTGCAAGGGCTTCAAGGCGCAGGTCGCGCTCGAAATCACCGCCGGACAGGGAAGTAACCTGGGCTATTCGTTTCGTCAGATGGCTCAGATTTTCGATGCTGTGCACCATAGCGAACGCCTGCGGCTGTGTTTCGATACCGAACACGCGTTCGCGGCCGGCTACGAGCTGCGCGATGACCAGGGTTATGCGCAAACCATGGGCGAACTCGATGAATGTATCGGCGTCGGCAAGGTGGTAGCTTTCCATCTCAATGATTCGCTGAAGCCCTTCCACTCCCGAGTCGATCGCCACGAACATATCGGCAAGGGCCATCTTGGAGTGGAGGCATTTCGGCGGGTGTTGAATGATCCGCGCTTCGCGGGACTTCCGATGTGTCTGGAAACCCCCAAAGGACCGGACTGCAAAGAAGACATCCAAAACCTTACGACGCTGAGAAGCCTCTTCAAGTAG
- the trpS gene encoding tryptophan--tRNA ligase, translating into MPKRILTGDRPTSPLHLGHYVGSLQNRVRLQDEYDTFILIADVQALTDNFERPEMLEANVLEVTLDYLAVGLDPHKVKIVVQSMVPELTELTIYFMNLVTVATLERNPTLKEEIKQRNFTKGIPVGFWSYPISQAADITIFKADLVPVGEDQLPMIEQTREIARRFNRLYKKILVEPRAMLGTVARLPGTDGGAKMSKSVGNCIYLGDSPEQLRKRVMSMFTDPTRIHPTDPGHVEGNPVFTYHDVFNTDKAEVEDLKDRYRKGTVGDVEVKESLFKVLTAFLDPIRTRRAEFAAKPQLVREIIIEGTRQGRALAQQTMEEVRAAMKIKYALD; encoded by the coding sequence ATGCCGAAACGAATCCTTACCGGCGACCGACCCACCAGCCCGCTCCACCTGGGGCACTACGTCGGTTCTCTTCAGAACCGCGTGCGGCTGCAGGATGAATACGACACCTTCATCCTGATCGCGGATGTCCAGGCTCTCACTGACAACTTCGAGCGGCCCGAAATGCTCGAAGCGAACGTGTTGGAAGTGACGCTCGACTATCTTGCGGTCGGGCTGGACCCGCACAAGGTCAAGATCGTCGTGCAATCAATGGTGCCCGAGCTTACGGAACTGACCATCTATTTTATGAACCTGGTCACGGTCGCCACCCTCGAGCGCAACCCGACCCTCAAAGAGGAAATCAAGCAACGCAATTTCACCAAGGGAATTCCGGTGGGATTCTGGAGCTACCCGATATCGCAGGCCGCGGATATCACCATCTTCAAAGCCGACCTGGTGCCGGTGGGCGAGGACCAGCTTCCGATGATCGAGCAGACCAGGGAAATCGCGCGGCGATTCAACCGCCTCTACAAGAAGATCCTGGTCGAACCGCGCGCGATGCTCGGCACGGTTGCTCGCCTTCCCGGTACGGACGGTGGTGCCAAGATGTCAAAGTCGGTGGGCAACTGCATCTACCTCGGCGATTCGCCGGAGCAGCTGCGCAAGCGCGTCATGTCGATGTTCACCGATCCAACCCGTATCCATCCTACCGATCCTGGCCATGTCGAGGGCAATCCGGTCTTCACCTATCACGACGTGTTCAACACCGATAAGGCCGAAGTGGAGGACCTGAAGGATCGCTATCGCAAGGGGACGGTTGGCGACGTCGAAGTAAAGGAAAGTCTGTTCAAAGTCCTGACTGCCTTTCTTGATCCAATCCGTACACGCCGAGCCGAATTCGCAGCCAAACCACAACTCGTGCGCGAAATCATAATCGAGGGAACACGCCAGGGCCGTGCGCTGGCCCAGCAGACCATGGAGGAAGTCCGCGCGGCCATGAAAATCAAGTACGCGCTGGATTGA
- a CDS encoding DUF992 domain-containing protein: MKVSSGKVVVVLALALALSAFAAPQARAQGSTTVRAGYLTCHVSSGWGLIFGSSRSLNCSYALQPGYTEFYTGSITKFGADIGYLSSAVMIWAVLAPTTNLGQGALAGTYAGATASAAVGVGAGANVLIGGFKHSIALQPVSIEGQNGLNVAAGVASLSLKFNSNKPAKSTPE; encoded by the coding sequence ATGAAGGTTTCGAGTGGGAAGGTAGTTGTTGTCCTTGCGTTGGCTCTGGCGCTTAGCGCTTTTGCCGCGCCACAAGCGCGCGCTCAAGGGAGTACGACGGTGCGCGCCGGGTATCTGACTTGCCATGTGTCGTCGGGATGGGGGTTAATCTTCGGTTCGTCGCGCTCGCTGAATTGCTCATATGCGCTGCAGCCCGGCTATACCGAATTCTACACCGGTTCCATCACCAAGTTCGGTGCCGACATCGGCTATCTGTCGTCGGCAGTCATGATCTGGGCGGTGTTGGCACCCACGACCAACCTCGGTCAGGGCGCGCTGGCCGGTACCTATGCCGGAGCTACAGCCAGTGCGGCAGTGGGGGTAGGGGCGGGCGCCAACGTGCTGATAGGTGGCTTCAAGCACTCCATCGCATTGCAGCCGGTTTCGATTGAAGGACAGAACGGGCTAAATGTCGCCGCCGGCGTTGCGTCATTGTCGCTCAAGTTCAACTCGAACAAACCCGCCAAGAGCACGCCGGAATAA